One segment of uncultured Propionivibrio sp. DNA contains the following:
- a CDS encoding TRAP transporter small permease, with amino-acid sequence MFSKLLLKTLEWLLICIFGLMVLLVFGNVVLRYGFNYGIIFSEEVSRFLFVWMVFLGSVLMLYDNGHLGVHTVTKLLPLAGKKACKFISDVTTLACCVLMTYGGIKIVGLNMANIAPVSGIPIGVVYMALLVCSVGMGVLLLGSLYRLVTGQMDEQEMCPDIEDAL; translated from the coding sequence ATGTTTTCAAAGCTGTTGCTGAAGACGCTGGAATGGCTGCTGATCTGCATATTCGGGCTGATGGTGTTGCTGGTATTCGGGAACGTGGTGCTGCGCTACGGGTTCAACTACGGGATTATTTTTTCGGAAGAGGTGTCGCGTTTTCTCTTCGTGTGGATGGTATTCCTGGGATCGGTGCTGATGCTGTATGACAACGGGCACCTTGGGGTGCACACGGTGACGAAGCTGCTGCCGCTGGCGGGGAAGAAGGCATGCAAATTCATCAGCGACGTGACGACGCTGGCGTGCTGCGTGCTGATGACGTACGGCGGGATCAAGATTGTGGGGCTGAACATGGCGAACATCGCGCCGGTATCGGGGATCCCGATCGGGGTGGTGTATATGGCGCTGCTGGTATGCAGCGTGGGGATGGGCGTCCTGCTGCTGGGTTCGCTGTACCGGTTGGTGACGGGGCAGATGGACGAGCAGGAAATGTGTCCGGATATTGAAGACGCGCTATAA
- a CDS encoding TRAP transporter large permease subunit translates to MTVTVFLVSLCGAMFIGMPVAFALLVCGVSLMIHLNSFDVQILAQNLVSGADNFPLMAIPFFMLAGEIMNKGGISHQIVKVANALVGHIEGGLGYVAIIAALILASISGSAAADSAALAAVVIPMMRKANYNVGRSAGLIAGAACIAPILPPAMPLVLFGVAAQLSITKLFFTGIFPGLIMALSLVITWKFVARKDFANAPKQKFDAQVLWTSLREAIWALLLPFIIIGGMKSGMFTPTEAAVVAAVVALIVSLFIYRGMKLSDLPKILLASAKTASSIMLIVAASMVSAWLITIADIPAQVTEMMAPFMDNRLLLMVILMILVFAVGTALDLAPTVLILTPVLMPLVKAAGIDPYYFGIMFMMNNAIGLITPPVGTVLNVVSSVARVNLDTVIKGMFPFLVAETLVMFLLVAFPQLVTIPARWFY, encoded by the coding sequence ATGACGGTAACAGTATTCTTGGTATCGCTGTGCGGAGCGATGTTCATTGGCATGCCGGTAGCGTTTGCGCTGCTGGTCTGCGGCGTGTCGCTGATGATTCACCTGAACTCGTTCGACGTGCAGATCCTGGCGCAGAACCTGGTCTCTGGAGCGGACAATTTCCCGCTGATGGCGATCCCGTTCTTCATGCTGGCGGGCGAGATCATGAACAAGGGCGGGATCTCGCACCAGATCGTGAAAGTGGCGAACGCACTGGTCGGGCACATTGAAGGCGGGCTGGGCTATGTCGCGATCATCGCGGCGCTGATTCTGGCGAGCATCTCGGGATCGGCGGCGGCGGACAGCGCGGCGCTGGCGGCGGTGGTGATCCCGATGATGCGCAAGGCGAACTACAACGTCGGACGGTCGGCGGGCCTGATTGCCGGAGCGGCGTGCATCGCGCCGATCCTGCCGCCGGCGATGCCGCTGGTGCTGTTCGGGGTAGCGGCGCAACTGTCGATCACGAAACTCTTCTTCACGGGGATCTTCCCGGGGCTGATCATGGCGCTGTCGCTGGTGATCACCTGGAAGTTCGTGGCGCGGAAAGACTTTGCCAATGCGCCGAAGCAAAAGTTTGACGCACAAGTGCTGTGGACCTCGCTGCGCGAAGCGATCTGGGCGCTGCTCCTGCCGTTCATCATCATTGGCGGGATGAAGAGCGGGATGTTCACGCCGACGGAAGCGGCGGTGGTAGCGGCGGTGGTGGCGCTGATCGTCAGCCTGTTCATCTACCGCGGCATGAAACTGTCGGACCTGCCGAAGATCCTGCTGGCCTCGGCGAAGACGGCGAGCTCGATCATGCTGATCGTGGCGGCGTCGATGGTATCGGCATGGCTGATCACGATCGCGGACATTCCGGCGCAAGTGACGGAGATGATGGCGCCGTTCATGGACAACCGTCTGCTGCTGATGGTCATCCTGATGATCCTGGTCTTTGCGGTGGGGACGGCACTGGACCTGGCGCCGACGGTACTGATCCTGACGCCGGTGCTGATGCCGCTGGTGAAAGCGGCGGGAATCGACCCGTACTACTTTGGCATCATGTTCATGATGAACAACGCGATCGGGCTGATCACACCGCCGGTAGGGACGGTCCTGAACGTTGTCTCGAGCGTGGCGCGGGTGAATCTGGACACGGTGATCAAGGGGATGTTCCCGTTCCTGGTGGCGGAAACGCTGGTGATGTTCCTGCTGGTGGCGTTCCCGCAACTGGTGACGATCCCGGCGCGGTGGTTCTACTGA
- a CDS encoding TRAP transporter substrate-binding protein has product MKLKNALIASLAAVGLLAATIGSAQAQMVLRFASEAARSDPQTAGGEKMNELLKAKTGGAMEVKVFSDSALGHAQAAISSARGGSIDIVISGSSNYTGIVPLLGVFDIPFIFKDTAHAYRTLDGKVGQDIMDKLAEFNLKGLAYWDTGWRELTNSRGPVNSPADVKGLKVRTNGSPAHNETWKLLGANPVPMPIGELYTALEMKTVDAQEQSLGLLYSGKFYEVQKYLSLTNHAYSALLVAMNKQKFDSLTPAQQKAVIEAAQEAGNYQRKLNNDNVAKIIAEVKKAGLQVIEKVDPQPFFEASKPVRQMFTSKYGGEDYIKAIDAIRDAK; this is encoded by the coding sequence ATGAAGCTGAAAAATGCCTTAATCGCATCGCTGGCCGCGGTCGGTCTGCTCGCCGCGACGATCGGTAGCGCCCAGGCCCAGATGGTCCTGCGTTTTGCCTCGGAAGCCGCACGCAGCGACCCGCAGACCGCCGGCGGCGAAAAGATGAACGAACTGCTCAAAGCCAAGACCGGCGGCGCGATGGAAGTCAAAGTCTTTTCCGACAGCGCACTCGGCCACGCCCAGGCCGCCATTTCGAGCGCGCGCGGCGGATCCATTGACATCGTCATCTCCGGTTCGTCCAATTACACCGGCATCGTCCCGCTGCTTGGCGTCTTCGATATCCCGTTCATCTTCAAGGACACGGCACACGCCTATCGAACGCTCGACGGCAAGGTCGGCCAGGACATCATGGACAAGCTCGCCGAGTTCAATCTCAAGGGCCTCGCCTATTGGGATACCGGTTGGCGTGAACTGACCAATTCGCGCGGCCCGGTCAATTCGCCGGCCGACGTCAAGGGTCTCAAGGTCCGCACCAACGGCAGTCCGGCGCACAATGAAACCTGGAAGCTGCTCGGTGCCAACCCCGTTCCGATGCCCATCGGCGAACTCTACACGGCACTCGAAATGAAGACCGTCGACGCGCAGGAACAATCGCTCGGTCTGCTCTATTCGGGCAAGTTCTACGAAGTGCAGAAGTATCTGTCGCTGACCAATCACGCCTACAGCGCGTTGCTGGTGGCGATGAACAAGCAGAAATTCGACTCGCTCACCCCGGCACAACAGAAAGCGGTCATCGAAGCGGCGCAGGAAGCCGGCAACTATCAGCGCAAGCTGAATAACGACAACGTCGCCAAGATCATTGCCGAAGTCAAGAAGGCTGGTCTGCAGGTCATCGAGAAGGTCGATCCGCAGCCCTTCTTCGAGGCGTCCAAGCCGGTCCGTCAGATGTTCACGTCGAAATACGGCGGCGAAGACTACATCAAGGCGATCGACGCAATCCGCGACGCCAAGTAA
- a CDS encoding FadR/GntR family transcriptional regulator: MPKLKKIKTESLRSQVYMQLKSQLMAGVWKAGEKLPSESDLCETFGVSRVTVRAAIQQLEILGLVETQHGGGNFVRDFSTINAMDTLHPLIQISENQDIITVLEYRKIIEKGTIGLVVSKISEHDFDYLEETYTRMVALSTTQDCVQQAAADHQFHYRLAQISQNPLIVKVYELINVILSSAMVDIVGLLGTEMGLRYHRKLIDALKTGDKGLCEKLMEDHIEETIQGILQKTKRPAEKTLGTTRP, encoded by the coding sequence GTGCCAAAACTGAAGAAGATCAAGACCGAGTCGCTCCGCTCGCAGGTTTACATGCAGTTGAAATCGCAACTGATGGCCGGCGTCTGGAAAGCGGGGGAAAAACTTCCGTCGGAGAGCGATCTCTGCGAAACCTTCGGCGTCAGTCGCGTCACGGTCCGGGCCGCCATCCAGCAGCTCGAGATACTCGGCCTCGTCGAGACACAGCACGGCGGCGGCAATTTCGTCCGGGATTTCTCGACGATCAACGCCATGGACACCCTGCATCCGCTGATCCAGATCAGCGAAAACCAGGACATCATCACCGTCCTCGAGTACCGGAAGATCATCGAAAAGGGCACCATCGGCCTCGTCGTCTCCAAGATCTCGGAACACGATTTCGATTATCTCGAAGAGACCTACACCCGCATGGTCGCGCTCTCGACGACCCAGGACTGCGTCCAGCAAGCAGCGGCCGATCACCAGTTCCATTACCGCCTCGCCCAGATTTCGCAGAATCCCCTGATCGTCAAGGTCTACGAACTCATCAACGTCATCCTCTCGTCGGCCATGGTCGACATCGTTGGCCTGCTCGGCACCGAAATGGGCCTGCGCTATCACCGCAAGTTGATCGATGCGCTCAAAACGGGCGACAAGGGGCTGTGCGAAAAACTGATGGAAGATCACATCGAAGAAACCATCCAGGGCATCCTTCAGAAGACCAAACGACCGGCAGAAAAAACGCTCGGTACCACCCGCCCCTGA
- a CDS encoding transketolase encodes MADETTVKELKRKAQQLRYNVLDMIGVGVAGHWGGSSSLAEAMAVLYFHAMKLDPANPRHPDRDRLLLSKGHAALIQYAALCEVGYVPREELKRVKELNGLLQGHPDLSIPGIEAVTGSLGQGLSIGVGMALAFRLDRKANHVYVIMGDGEQSEGQLWEAAMAAANFKVDNLTAFLDWNKIQATGRTEDIFNIPDLDQKWRAFGWEVIVTDGHDIGKIIGAIDQAKTVKGKPTLIILDTIKGKGVSFAENVATYHNGIFDAAKFDAAKQELAAQLENI; translated from the coding sequence GTGGCAGACGAAACCACAGTCAAGGAGTTAAAGCGCAAGGCGCAGCAACTCCGCTACAACGTGCTGGATATGATCGGTGTCGGCGTTGCCGGGCACTGGGGCGGATCGAGTTCGCTGGCCGAGGCGATGGCCGTCCTCTATTTCCACGCGATGAAGCTCGATCCGGCGAATCCGCGTCATCCCGACCGCGACCGGCTGTTGTTGTCGAAGGGTCACGCCGCGCTGATCCAGTACGCCGCGCTCTGCGAAGTCGGCTACGTCCCGCGCGAGGAGCTCAAGCGCGTCAAGGAACTCAATGGGTTGCTGCAAGGCCACCCCGACCTCAGCATCCCCGGCATCGAAGCCGTCACCGGTTCGCTCGGCCAGGGGCTATCGATCGGTGTCGGCATGGCGCTCGCCTTCCGCCTCGACCGCAAGGCCAACCACGTCTATGTCATCATGGGCGACGGCGAGCAGTCCGAGGGACAGCTCTGGGAGGCCGCGATGGCGGCCGCCAACTTCAAGGTCGATAACCTGACCGCTTTCCTCGACTGGAACAAGATCCAGGCCACCGGGCGCACCGAGGACATCTTCAACATTCCCGATCTCGACCAGAAATGGCGAGCCTTCGGCTGGGAAGTCATCGTCACCGACGGCCATGACATCGGCAAGATCATCGGCGCCATCGACCAGGCCAAGACGGTCAAGGGCAAGCCGACGCTGATCATCCTCGACACCATCAAGGGCAAGGGCGTGTCGTTTGCTGAGAATGTCGCGACCTATCACAACGGAATTTTCGATGCGGCCAAGTTCGACGCGGCGAAGCAGGAACTTGCGGCCCAACTGGAGAACATCTGA
- a CDS encoding transketolase C-terminal domain-containing protein: MEKKSLRIAYGEALVEEGRLNPDIVVLEADLGKSTMSCLFKDAFPERYFEMGIAEQNMASTAAGLALAGKIPFYSTFAVFAFGRAYDQIRCGIAIPQANVRICGSSCGLSDFGDGKTHQSIEDANVMSTIPNLTVLNPCDAVETRKMVKAMLTHQGPVYIRINRNDLPVFTADDGVAYEIGKMQRIVEGSDVVIFATGAMVWKSVEAAELLKAEGISVEVINVSTLKPLCKKEILKYIAGKKAIVVAEEATKIGGLGSTIAAKLLGEVNLPFAHVGIDDVFGTSAHSYAELLEHFGLTEKHIAQAARKALGR; encoded by the coding sequence ATGGAAAAGAAAAGCCTGCGCATCGCCTACGGTGAGGCTCTCGTCGAAGAGGGCCGGCTCAACCCCGACATCGTCGTACTCGAAGCCGACCTCGGCAAATCGACGATGTCATGCCTGTTCAAGGACGCCTTCCCCGAGCGCTATTTCGAAATGGGCATCGCCGAGCAGAACATGGCCTCCACCGCCGCCGGCCTCGCGCTTGCCGGCAAGATCCCGTTCTACAGCACCTTCGCCGTCTTCGCTTTCGGCCGCGCCTACGACCAGATCCGTTGCGGCATCGCCATTCCACAGGCGAACGTACGCATCTGCGGTTCGAGCTGCGGCCTCTCCGACTTCGGCGACGGCAAGACGCACCAGTCGATCGAAGATGCCAACGTAATGAGCACGATCCCGAACCTGACGGTCCTGAATCCCTGCGACGCGGTCGAGACGCGCAAGATGGTCAAGGCGATGCTGACGCATCAGGGACCGGTCTACATTCGCATCAACCGCAACGATCTGCCGGTGTTCACCGCCGACGACGGCGTCGCCTATGAAATCGGCAAGATGCAGCGCATCGTCGAAGGCAGTGACGTCGTCATCTTCGCCACCGGGGCGATGGTGTGGAAATCGGTCGAGGCCGCCGAACTGCTGAAGGCCGAGGGCATCTCGGTCGAAGTCATCAACGTCAGCACACTCAAGCCGCTGTGCAAGAAAGAGATCCTGAAATATATCGCCGGCAAGAAGGCGATCGTCGTCGCCGAGGAGGCGACCAAGATCGGCGGACTCGGCAGCACCATCGCCGCCAAGCTCCTCGGCGAAGTGAATCTGCCTTTCGCCCACGTCGGCATCGACGACGTTTTCGGCACCTCGGCACACAGCTATGCCGAATTGCTTGAGCATTTCGGCCTCACCGAAAAACATATCGCGCAAGCCGCGCGCAAAGCACTCGGACGTTAA
- the garR gene encoding 2-hydroxy-3-oxopropionate reductase, producing MKIGFIGLGIMGRPMAKNLIKAGYSLIVYDKFAPTDDLVALGATAAPSNKAVAAQSDVIITMLPNSPHVKDAVMGADGVLDGAKPGTILVDMSSIAPAASQEICAACQAKGVVMIDAPVSGGEPKAIDGTLAIMVGGDAAAFETVKPLLDKMGASVVRVGDIGAGNVTKLANQIVVALNIAAVSEAFVLATKAGVNPEAVFNAIKGGLAGSTVMNAKVPMMLDGNFKPGFRIELHIKDLQNALDTAHALNVATPLTANVMETLQALKCDDMGACDHSAIVRFYEKLAKVEVRK from the coding sequence ATGAAAATCGGATTTATCGGACTGGGCATCATGGGACGCCCGATGGCGAAGAACCTGATCAAGGCGGGCTACTCGCTCATCGTCTATGACAAGTTCGCCCCCACCGACGACCTCGTCGCGCTCGGCGCCACCGCCGCGCCGTCGAACAAGGCCGTCGCCGCTCAAAGCGACGTGATCATCACGATGCTGCCGAACTCGCCGCACGTCAAAGACGCCGTCATGGGCGCCGACGGTGTGCTCGACGGCGCCAAGCCCGGCACGATCCTCGTCGACATGAGTTCGATCGCCCCGGCGGCCTCGCAGGAAATCTGCGCAGCCTGCCAGGCCAAGGGCGTCGTCATGATCGACGCGCCGGTCTCCGGCGGCGAACCGAAGGCGATCGACGGGACGCTGGCGATCATGGTCGGCGGCGACGCTGCCGCTTTTGAAACGGTCAAGCCGCTGCTCGACAAGATGGGCGCATCGGTCGTGCGCGTCGGCGACATCGGTGCCGGCAACGTCACCAAGCTTGCCAACCAGATCGTCGTCGCCCTCAACATTGCCGCAGTCTCCGAAGCCTTCGTGCTGGCGACCAAAGCCGGCGTCAATCCCGAAGCCGTCTTCAACGCCATCAAAGGTGGCCTCGCCGGCTCAACGGTGATGAACGCCAAGGTGCCGATGATGCTCGACGGCAACTTCAAGCCCGGCTTCCGCATCGAATTGCACATCAAGGATCTGCAGAACGCCCTCGACACGGCCCACGCGCTCAACGTCGCGACGCCGCTGACGGCCAACGTCATGGAAACGCTGCAAGCCCTCAAGTGCGACGACATGGGCGCCTGCGACCACAGCGCCATCGTCCGTTTCTACGAGAAGCTGGCGAAGGTCGAGGTCCGCAAATAA
- a CDS encoding SDR family oxidoreductase has product MRLHNKTALITGGAQGLGAAIARRFAEEGARVVICDLNAEAGATTVAELGGEAFFQRLDVSCEADWKAAIAAVAERFGRLDILVNNAGINIREPIEEMAEGNFDKMLAINVKGPFLGIKHAIPLMRKGGGGSIINMSSICGLVGHKYTTEAYTVTKGAVTLLTKTVGVRYAKDNIRCNSIHPSTVDTPLVQILFQDPAKKEERLGEVPLGRLATERDVANAALYLASDEAAFLNGVALPVDGGLTAY; this is encoded by the coding sequence ATGAGACTTCACAACAAGACTGCGCTGATCACCGGTGGCGCCCAGGGGCTCGGGGCCGCCATTGCCCGGCGCTTTGCCGAAGAAGGCGCGCGCGTCGTCATCTGCGATCTCAACGCCGAGGCCGGCGCGACCACGGTGGCGGAACTCGGCGGCGAGGCGTTTTTCCAGCGCCTCGACGTCTCCTGCGAAGCCGACTGGAAAGCCGCGATAGCGGCGGTGGCCGAGCGCTTCGGTCGACTCGACATCCTCGTCAACAACGCTGGCATCAACATCCGCGAACCGATCGAGGAAATGGCCGAAGGCAACTTCGACAAGATGCTGGCGATCAACGTCAAGGGGCCGTTCCTCGGCATCAAGCACGCGATTCCGCTGATGCGGAAAGGCGGCGGCGGATCGATCATCAACATGTCGTCGATCTGCGGACTGGTCGGTCACAAGTACACGACCGAGGCCTACACCGTGACCAAGGGGGCCGTCACGCTGCTGACCAAGACCGTCGGTGTCCGTTATGCCAAGGACAACATCCGCTGTAACTCGATCCATCCGAGCACTGTCGATACGCCGCTTGTCCAGATTCTCTTCCAGGATCCGGCCAAGAAGGAGGAACGTCTCGGCGAAGTCCCGCTCGGCCGATTGGCCACCGAACGCGACGTCGCCAACGCCGCGCTCTATCTCGCCTCGGACGAAGCGGCTTTCCTCAATGGCGTCGCCCTGCCGGTCGATGGTGGCTTGACCGCGTATTGA
- the prpF gene encoding 2-methylaconitate cis-trans isomerase PrpF, with protein MTQLRIPAVYMRGGTSKGVFFLASDLPADPARRDRILLRVIGSPDPYAKHIDGMGGATSSTSKVVLIGKSQRPDCDVDYLYGGLAVDKDVVDWSGNCGNLTAAVGPYAISMGLVAAPDDGWATVRIWQANIGKKIIAQVPMRGGEVQEEGDFELDGVTFPAAEIKLAFLDPGADEGEGAGGAMLPSGRVTDWLDVPGIGRIEATLINAGLPTIFVAAESLGFKGTELQPEINPHPEVLARIETIRRAGAVAMGLAATLEEAGKTAHTPKLSFVAPPQTYTASDGRLVRAEDIDLLARVFSMGPLHHAMTGTGAVAIASAVAVPGTIPNRLARRSADGRVRFGHPSGTLSVGAEAREENGAWIVTKAMMSRSARRLMEGWVRVPDPDR; from the coding sequence ATGACGCAACTTCGCATTCCCGCCGTCTATATGCGCGGCGGCACGAGCAAGGGTGTTTTCTTCCTGGCGAGCGATCTGCCTGCCGATCCGGCGCGGCGCGACCGCATCCTGCTGCGCGTGATCGGCAGTCCTGACCCGTATGCCAAGCACATCGACGGCATGGGCGGGGCGACCTCCAGCACGAGCAAGGTGGTGTTGATCGGAAAATCGCAACGGCCCGATTGCGATGTCGACTATCTCTACGGCGGACTGGCCGTCGATAAGGATGTCGTCGACTGGAGCGGTAATTGCGGCAATCTCACCGCTGCCGTGGGTCCCTACGCCATCAGCATGGGACTCGTTGCCGCGCCTGACGACGGCTGGGCGACGGTACGCATCTGGCAGGCCAATATCGGCAAGAAGATCATCGCGCAGGTGCCGATGCGTGGCGGCGAGGTGCAGGAGGAGGGTGACTTCGAACTCGATGGCGTGACCTTCCCGGCGGCCGAAATCAAGCTGGCGTTCCTCGATCCCGGTGCTGATGAAGGGGAGGGGGCCGGCGGGGCGATGCTGCCGAGCGGGCGGGTCACTGACTGGCTCGACGTGCCGGGGATTGGCCGTATCGAAGCGACGCTGATCAATGCCGGCCTGCCGACGATCTTCGTTGCCGCCGAGAGCCTTGGCTTCAAAGGCACGGAATTGCAGCCCGAGATCAATCCGCATCCGGAGGTGCTGGCGCGCATCGAGACAATCCGCCGGGCCGGCGCCGTCGCCATGGGGTTGGCGGCGACGCTTGAAGAGGCCGGGAAAACGGCGCATACGCCAAAGCTCTCGTTCGTCGCGCCGCCGCAGACCTACACCGCCTCGGACGGGCGTCTTGTGCGGGCGGAAGACATCGATCTTCTGGCGCGGGTGTTCTCGATGGGGCCGCTGCATCACGCGATGACCGGCACCGGCGCAGTGGCGATCGCGTCGGCGGTGGCGGTGCCAGGGACGATTCCGAATCGTCTGGCGCGACGCTCGGCTGATGGGCGGGTGCGCTTCGGGCATCCTTCGGGCACGCTGTCGGTGGGTGCCGAGGCGCGCGAGGAAAACGGCGCCTGGATCGTCACCAAGGCGATGATGAGCCGTTCGGCGCGTCGCTTGATGGAAGGCTGGGTACGGGTGCCTGACCCGGATCGGTAA